In Desulfomicrobium apsheronum, one genomic interval encodes:
- the cobT gene encoding nicotinate-nucleotide--dimethylbenzimidazole phosphoribosyltransferase → MLQSTIAKIRPLDRAYFQKAQAHLDSQTKPKGSLGVLERIACRLVAMAGGEAPSVDPARIYTCAGDHGVAAQGVSLFPQEVTRQMVTNFVMNGAAINVLTRTAGVDLKVVDAGCLGDRFPDHPALVQCKVAPGTRDLSTEAAMSREECVKALENGIALARAAHADGIVTLGTGEMGIANTTPATALFCAFLGLTPAVITGPGTGLGAEGMRHKIAVIEKSLALHAPTIAKADPIDILACLGGFEIATLAGLILGGASLGMPLIIDGFISSSAYVAARAICPQVAEYAFFSHASAEPGFAAVMKSLDASPLLHLDMRLGEGTGAAMAVFILRSAANLYTDMATFSAAGVHSGE, encoded by the coding sequence ATGCTTCAGTCCACCATCGCCAAGATCCGCCCCCTTGACCGCGCATACTTCCAAAAAGCCCAGGCCCACCTCGATTCCCAGACAAAACCCAAGGGCAGCCTCGGTGTCCTGGAGCGTATCGCCTGCCGCCTGGTGGCCATGGCCGGTGGCGAAGCGCCCAGTGTCGACCCGGCCCGCATCTACACATGCGCCGGGGATCACGGGGTAGCCGCCCAGGGCGTGAGCCTTTTTCCCCAGGAAGTGACGCGGCAGATGGTCACCAATTTCGTCATGAACGGCGCGGCCATCAACGTGCTGACCCGCACTGCGGGAGTGGACCTCAAGGTCGTGGACGCGGGTTGCCTGGGCGACAGGTTTCCTGATCACCCGGCCCTTGTCCAGTGCAAGGTCGCGCCCGGCACCCGGGACCTGAGCACGGAAGCGGCCATGAGCCGAGAGGAATGCGTAAAAGCCCTTGAAAACGGAATCGCTCTGGCCAGGGCCGCGCACGCGGACGGCATCGTGACCCTCGGCACCGGAGAGATGGGCATCGCCAACACGACCCCGGCCACGGCCCTCTTCTGCGCTTTTCTGGGCCTGACTCCCGCCGTCATCACCGGCCCCGGCACGGGCCTTGGAGCCGAAGGGATGCGCCACAAGATAGCGGTCATCGAAAAGTCCCTGGCCCTGCATGCCCCCACCATCGCCAAGGCCGACCCCATCGATATCCTGGCCTGCCTTGGAGGATTTGAAATCGCGACCCTGGCTGGCTTGATCCTTGGCGGAGCGAGCCTTGGCATGCCTCTGATCATCGACGGCTTCATCTCGTCCAGCGCCTATGTCGCGGCTCGCGCCATCTGCCCGCAGGTGGCCGAATACGCCTTCTTTTCCCACGCCTCGGCGGAACCCGGTTTCGCCGCCGTCATGAAGAGCCTGGACGCCAGCCCGCTCCTGCACCTGGACATGCGCCTCGGCGAAGGCACCGGCGCGGCCATGGCCGTCTTCATCCTGCGCAGCGCGGCCAACCTCTACACCGACATGGCCACGTTCTCGGCGGCCGGCGTGCACAGCGGAGAATAG
- a CDS encoding D-sedoheptulose 7-phosphate isomerase, with the protein MTERVHKIITDHAHEGAVLRKTFFADNAAQVAEVARAMALSLTAGGKILFCGNGGSAADAQHFAAELVNRFMMERPPLPAIALTTDTSALTAIGNDYSFDRIFSKQVQALGRPGDVLIGISTSGRSANVNEALRVGLENGLVTVGLGGGGGGAMLAHCHHALIVPDTRTPLVQEIHGAIGHLLCGLVDYYLFEAVAELEPFLGSEQP; encoded by the coding sequence ATGACGGAGCGGGTGCACAAGATCATAACGGACCATGCGCATGAAGGCGCCGTGCTGCGCAAGACTTTTTTTGCCGACAATGCCGCCCAAGTGGCGGAAGTGGCCCGGGCCATGGCTCTCAGCCTCACGGCCGGCGGAAAGATCCTTTTTTGCGGCAATGGCGGCAGCGCCGCCGATGCGCAGCATTTCGCGGCCGAGCTGGTCAACCGCTTCATGATGGAACGGCCTCCGTTGCCAGCCATCGCCCTGACCACGGATACCTCGGCCCTGACCGCTATCGGCAACGACTATTCGTTCGACCGGATTTTCAGCAAGCAGGTCCAGGCCCTGGGTCGCCCCGGGGACGTGCTGATCGGCATCTCCACCTCGGGTCGCAGCGCCAACGTCAACGAGGCGCTGCGCGTAGGTCTGGAGAACGGGCTGGTCACGGTGGGTCTTGGCGGAGGAGGCGGCGGAGCCATGCTCGCCCACTGTCATCACGCCCTCATCGTGCCGGACACCCGGACGCCTCTGGTCCAGGAAATTCACGGAGCCATCGGCCACCTTCTGTGCGGTCTGGTGGACTATTATCTGTTTGAAGCGGTTGCGGAACTCGAACCTTTTCTGGGTTCGGAGCAACCATAA
- the hemC gene encoding hydroxymethylbilane synthase — MNTIRIATRGSKLALWQAHHISGLLRAQYPGMTVELNIIKTKGDKILDVPLAKIGGKGLFVKEIEEALLAGEADIAVHSMKDVPAQLPDGLKLGIIPEREVPTDSFLSVNYPDIASLPAGARVGTSSLRRQTQLMGLRRDLCILSLRGNLDTRVGKLMADEFDAIIVATAGMNRLELSAPHMQELAPPMFYPAVAQGALGIEYRADRPQLDELLAFLDHAPSKICVQAERSFLFGLDGGCQVPIAGYATLSGSQVTLTGLVADLCGERVIRRQATAPADAAVALGADVAKAVLADGGKEILDEVYRSGAAV; from the coding sequence ATGAACACCATTCGCATCGCCACCCGTGGCAGCAAGCTGGCCCTGTGGCAGGCTCATCACATTTCAGGTCTGCTTCGTGCCCAATATCCGGGCATGACCGTCGAGCTCAACATCATTAAGACCAAGGGCGACAAGATCCTCGATGTGCCCCTGGCCAAGATCGGCGGCAAGGGCCTTTTCGTGAAGGAAATCGAGGAAGCCCTCCTGGCCGGCGAGGCCGACATCGCCGTGCATTCCATGAAGGACGTGCCAGCCCAGCTGCCCGACGGCCTCAAGCTCGGCATCATCCCAGAACGCGAGGTGCCTACCGACTCCTTCCTGAGCGTCAACTACCCTGACATCGCGTCGCTTCCGGCCGGAGCCCGGGTCGGGACCAGCAGCCTGCGCCGCCAGACCCAGCTCATGGGCCTGCGCCGGGACCTGTGCATCCTGTCCCTGCGCGGCAATCTGGACACGCGGGTGGGCAAGCTCATGGCCGATGAATTCGACGCCATCATCGTGGCCACGGCGGGCATGAATCGTCTTGAACTTTCCGCTCCGCACATGCAGGAGCTGGCCCCGCCCATGTTCTATCCGGCAGTGGCCCAAGGGGCTCTGGGCATCGAATACCGCGCCGACCGTCCGCAGCTGGACGAGCTCCTGGCCTTTCTGGATCATGCGCCCTCCAAGATCTGCGTGCAGGCGGAACGGTCCTTCCTGTTCGGCCTGGACGGAGGCTGCCAGGTGCCCATCGCCGGCTACGCGACCCTCAGCGGCTCGCAGGTTACCCTCACGGGCCTGGTGGCCGACCTTTGCGGCGAGCGGGTCATCCGCCGTCAGGCAACGGCTCCGGCAGACGCCGCCGTCGCTCTTGGTGCGGACGTGGCCAAGGCCGTGCTGGCCGATGGCGGCAAGGAGATTCTGGACGAGGTCTACCGGAGCGGCGCGGCGGTCTGA
- a CDS encoding ABC transporter substrate-binding protein, translating into MKKSARVLLALACVLLFAAAAGAETLKIGFNIPLTGDIPKVGEESKFAAEMLKEDINAAGGLEVGGTKYQLEFIYEDNESKAESAVSAALKLIERDSVLAIVGPNSSKQAVPAGQVCDDNQTPMISPWSTNPDTTKDRPWVFRAAFLDPFQGPVAVDFAMEQFGAKKAAVLYALDNDYSKGLAEIFRDDFNAKNGAGAVVGFESYSSKDQDFSAQLTTILAAKPDFIFLPNNYNEVALIIKQAHDLGWKNPFMGADAWGNSELMALCGDNCKGQYFSTHYAAAGASGETKVFIDRYKEKYGYEPADVAALTWDATNLVLKAVQNTGGLTGKTRADRKAIRDAMAAIPEFPGITGNMKFDAEGDPIKCAVVVKISEQGEFVFTKSVCP; encoded by the coding sequence GTGAAGAAATCCGCCCGTGTTTTACTTGCCCTGGCATGTGTGCTGCTCTTTGCCGCGGCTGCTGGAGCCGAGACCCTCAAAATCGGTTTCAACATCCCGCTGACCGGCGACATCCCCAAAGTGGGTGAAGAATCAAAGTTTGCCGCCGAGATGCTCAAGGAAGACATCAACGCTGCAGGCGGCCTTGAAGTCGGTGGCACGAAGTACCAGCTCGAATTCATCTACGAAGACAACGAATCCAAGGCTGAATCCGCCGTCTCCGCCGCCCTGAAGCTCATCGAGCGCGACAGCGTGCTGGCCATTGTCGGCCCCAACTCCAGCAAGCAGGCCGTTCCGGCCGGTCAGGTCTGTGACGACAACCAGACCCCGATGATCTCGCCCTGGTCCACCAACCCCGACACCACCAAGGACCGCCCCTGGGTTTTCCGCGCCGCCTTCCTTGACCCCTTCCAGGGACCCGTGGCCGTCGACTTCGCCATGGAGCAGTTCGGTGCCAAGAAGGCCGCCGTTCTCTACGCTCTCGACAACGACTACTCCAAGGGTCTGGCCGAAATTTTCCGTGACGACTTCAACGCCAAGAACGGCGCCGGCGCCGTTGTTGGCTTTGAATCCTACTCCTCCAAGGATCAGGACTTCAGCGCCCAGCTGACCACCATCCTGGCCGCCAAGCCCGACTTCATCTTCCTGCCCAACAACTACAACGAAGTCGCGCTGATCATCAAACAGGCCCACGACCTCGGCTGGAAGAATCCCTTCATGGGTGCCGACGCCTGGGGTAACTCCGAGCTGATGGCTCTTTGCGGCGACAACTGCAAGGGCCAGTACTTCTCGACCCACTACGCGGCCGCCGGCGCCTCCGGCGAAACCAAGGTCTTCATCGACCGCTACAAGGAAAAGTACGGCTATGAGCCCGCCGACGTGGCCGCTCTGACCTGGGATGCGACCAACCTGGTGCTCAAGGCCGTCCAGAACACCGGCGGCCTGACCGGCAAGACCCGCGCCGACCGCAAGGCCATCCGCGACGCCATGGCCGCCATCCCCGAGTTCCCGGGCATCACCGGTAACATGAAGTTCGACGCCGAAGGCGATCCCATCAAATGCGCGGTGGTCGTCAAGATCAGCGAGCAGGGCGAATTCGTGTTCACCAAGTCCGTTTGCCCGTAA
- a CDS encoding FmdB family zinc ribbon protein, whose amino-acid sequence MPIFEYVCNSCHKEFEEIVLGGEQPVCPACGAADTTKLISRGVFRTGGPIVMGSPSASAITTRGKSGCGTCSGGNCSSCG is encoded by the coding sequence ATGCCCATCTTCGAATATGTCTGCAATTCCTGTCACAAGGAATTCGAGGAAATCGTTCTCGGCGGGGAGCAACCCGTCTGTCCAGCCTGCGGCGCCGCGGACACGACCAAGCTCATTTCGCGTGGCGTGTTCCGGACCGGAGGCCCCATCGTCATGGGCTCTCCCTCTGCCAGCGCCATCACCACCAGAGGCAAGAGCGGTTGCGGTACCTGCTCCGGCGGCAATTGTTCCAGCTGCGGCTAA